In Carassius carassius chromosome 7, fCarCar2.1, whole genome shotgun sequence, one genomic interval encodes:
- the LOC132143861 gene encoding zinc finger and BTB domain-containing protein 49 isoform X2 yields MGGEPQETECNSYAPGYFLLKQEGAEPILVRREPNKDIVKRVVVPPALRTITRPNNSNRGKSPQPPVIPSSCSRRVDFSVQTTNQTIQPSRGTSERTLENTEGLSSQSKKQNAIASAQTSTSSVLPNSTQTPASNVNSSVPMIELSGTLSVPQTKPTASLVHCRPNPNPQTSNQTVVPPKEGSNICQNPYLTPVPPSQVLVTEPHLFKRRAQALVSHTGKTLSTIASLNQATEPLTQCSSQLTQPPFFPPQSIKTPNQEMPPQVNTVVPSGHIPVAAAIPNTLPPVQDRIPSSSLVPPQSHAFASPQVMPAHSVNSSPSFQFPLVLPHNPVQATPPSNLPTHVPFSSPHIPVNAIQGSISINPPHAPLIQSQYPPQSNQFSSSADHFFPPPDNTPGLLDSLDTLHLHSPIVITPQDASEQAPMHHFQPPGQFAPLLTLKEQQAAAAASTNVVLGRVPIPSVGTSGSPVYNVEADVQFSTCCTERNDKDLSEDDDTPTLQSRIRKQRKICSKSRPIDPAGEDGRLMVKDKRVDQAQNDLISETSNSGPNNGSPLLPKPLGKTLQRNTECPQCGRVLSNASALENHMRLHTGERPYTCSQCGKAFPSVRGLNRHMKVHAEEKRYQCEECGKSFVYHFTLTKHQLIHSGERPFPCKVCGKRFLAKADRATHMRMHTGEKPFSCTLCGKKFKHRVALNMHMQGHRGEKRYICPLCEKGFVDLGNFKRHKLIHTGERPFECKECGKRFTQSAHLKKHVNTQHVT; encoded by the exons ATGGGAGGAGAG CCTCAAGAGACTGAATGCAACAGCTATGCACCAGGATACTTTCTACTAAAGCAAGAGGGTGCTGAGCCCATACTGGTGCGCAGAGAGCCAAATAAGGACATCGTGAAAAGGG TTGTGGTCCCACCAGCATTGCGAACAATAACCAGGCCCAATAACAGCAACAGAGGAAAGTCTCCACAACCACCAGTGATTCCTTCCTCTTGTAGTCGCAGAGTGGATTTCAGTgttcaaacaaccaatcagactATACAACCCAGCCGAGGTACATCTGAAAGAACATTGGAAAACACTGAAGGATTGTCTTCCCAAAGCAAAAAACAGAATGCCATTGCATCAGCACAGACATCAACTTCTTCAGTGCTTCCCAATTCAACCCAGACTCCTGCTTCCAATGTTAACTCATCTGTGCCAATGATTGAGCTGTCTGGCACTCTATCAGTACCTCAAACCAAGCCTACAGCTTCATTAGTTCATTGTCGACCGAACCCAAATCCTCAAACATCAAACCAGACAGTAGTCCCTCCAAAAGAGGGGTCAAATATCTGTCAAAACCCTTACCTAACTCCTGTACCTCCAAGCCAAGTCTTAGTTACAGAGCCTCATTTATTCAAACGGCGAGCTCAGGCATTGGTTTCACATACTGGGAAAACTCTTTCAACCATTGCCTCGCTAAACCAGGCCACTGAGCCATTAACCCAATGTTCCTCTCAACTTACACAACCACCATTCTTTCCACCACAATCCATCAAAACACCAAACCAAGAGATGCCTCCACAAGTAAACACTGTCGTGCCATCAGGACACATTCCTGTCGCAGCAGCAATTCCGAATACTCTTCCACCAGTTCAGGATCGGATTCCCTCATCCAGTCTTGTTCCTCCTCAATCTCATGCTTTTGCATCACCACAGGTAATGCCAGCACATTCTGTGAATTCAAGTCCATCATTCCAGTTCCCTTTGGTTCTGCCACACAATCCGGTTCAGGCGACGCCACCTTCTAATCTGCCAACGCATGTTCCATTTTCTTCTCCACACATTCCAGTTAATGCAATTCAGGGATCCATCTCCATAAACCCACCTCATGCTCCACTCATTCAATCTCAATATCCACCACAATCCAATCAATTCTCCTCTTCTGCAGACCATTTTTTTCCTCCACCCGATAATACACCAGGTTTGCTTGACTCTCTTGATACTTTACATTTGCATTCGCCTATCGTGATAACGCCACAAGATGCCTCGGAGCAGGCACCCATGCACCATTTTCAGCCACCTGGGCAGTTTGCTCCTCTGCTAACACTGAAGGAGCAACAAGCTGCTGCTGCCGCTTCCACTAACGTTGTTTTAGGGCGAGTACCCATTCCATCTGTAGGTACCTCTGGGTCTCCAGTTTACAACGTTGAAGCAGACGTACAATTTTCAACATGTTGCACAGAAAGAAATGATAAAGACCTTTCAGAAGATGATGACACGCCAACACTCCAGTCTAGAATTAGAAAACAGAGAAAGATTTGCTCCAAATCTAGACCAATAGATCCTGCAGGTGAGGACGGCAGACTTATGGTAAAGGATAAGAGGGTGGATCAGGCGCAGAATGACTTGATTAGTGAAACATCAAATTCTGGCCCAAATAATGGAAGTCCACTATTACCAAAACCTTTGGGCAAAACACTGCAGAGAAATACAGAGTGTCCCCAGTGTGGAAGGGTCCTCAGCAATGCATCAGCCTTGGAGAACCACATGAGACTTCATACGGGCGAAAGACCGTATACCTGTTCTCAGTGTGGAAAAGCGTTTCCTAGTGTACGAGGTCTTAACCGGCACATGAAGGTCCATGCAGAGGAGAAGCGGTATCAGTGTGAGGAGTGTGGGAAGAGTTTTGTATACCACTTTACCCTCACTAAACATCAGCTTATTCACTCTGGAGAAAGGCCATTTCCTTGTAAAGTTTGTGGAAAGAGGTTTTTGGCCAAGGCGGACCGGGCTACCCATATGCGAatgcacactggagagaagccgttcTCTTGCACTCTATGTGGGAAGAAGTTTAAACATAGAGTCGCTCTGAATATGCATATGCAGGGGCATAGAGGAGAGAAACGCTACATCTGCCCCCTCTGTGAAAAGGGATTTGTGGATCTAGGCAATTTTAAAAGACACAAGCTCATCCACACGGGGGAAAGACCGTTTGAGTGCAAGGAATGTGGGAAGCGCTTTACTCAGTCGGCCCATCTCAAGAAACATGTCAACACACAACATGTTACATGA
- the LOC132143861 gene encoding uncharacterized protein LOC132143861 isoform X1, whose protein sequence is MPDASADVYDGFQTQFAHIMETLLQTAVREATKLYEGTLQRLKAELVQLRQEKVNTKTGDTSFQSTKRFSEAGSQRTGNVFKHRDIGVQCEKPTLVDRGCNPLQFIEQHLNVGDITSDKLTDLCASEDRNRQLALLLIKKEPQETECNSYAPGYFLLKQEGAEPILVRREPNKDIVKRVVVPPALRTITRPNNSNRGKSPQPPVIPSSCSRRVDFSVQTTNQTIQPSRGTSERTLENTEGLSSQSKKQNAIASAQTSTSSVLPNSTQTPASNVNSSVPMIELSGTLSVPQTKPTASLVHCRPNPNPQTSNQTVVPPKEGSNICQNPYLTPVPPSQVLVTEPHLFKRRAQALVSHTGKTLSTIASLNQATEPLTQCSSQLTQPPFFPPQSIKTPNQEMPPQVNTVVPSGHIPVAAAIPNTLPPVQDRIPSSSLVPPQSHAFASPQVMPAHSVNSSPSFQFPLVLPHNPVQATPPSNLPTHVPFSSPHIPVNAIQGSISINPPHAPLIQSQYPPQSNQFSSSADHFFPPPDNTPGLLDSLDTLHLHSPIVITPQDASEQAPMHHFQPPGQFAPLLTLKEQQAAAAASTNVVLGRVPIPSVGTSGSPVYNVEADVQFSTCCTERNDKDLSEDDDTPTLQSRIRKQRKICSKSRPIDPAGEDGRLMVKDKRVDQAQNDLISETSNSGPNNGSPLLPKPLGKTLQRNTECPQCGRVLSNASALENHMRLHTGERPYTCSQCGKAFPSVRGLNRHMKVHAEEKRYQCEECGKSFVYHFTLTKHQLIHSGERPFPCKVCGKRFLAKADRATHMRMHTGEKPFSCTLCGKKFKHRVALNMHMQGHRGEKRYICPLCEKGFVDLGNFKRHKLIHTGERPFECKECGKRFTQSAHLKKHVNTQHVT, encoded by the exons ATGCCGGATGCGAGCGCGGACGTTTATGACGGGTTTCAGACCCAGTTCGCGCACATCATGGAAACACTTTTACAGACTGCTGTCAGGGAAGCGACAAAACTTTATGAAGGCACTTTGCAACGCTTGAAAGCGGAATTGGTGCAGTTGAGACAAGAGAAAGTCAACACGAAGACAGGTGATACATCCTTTCAGAGTACCAAGAGATTCTCTGAAGCCGGGAGCCAGAGGACTGGAAACGTCTTTAAACACCGGGATATCGGCGTGCAGTGTG AAAAGCCCACTTTGGTTGACCGAGGATGCAACCCTCTTCAGTTTATAGAACAACATCTTAATGTGGGAGACATAACTAGTGATAAACTCACAGATCTATGTGCCAGTGAGGATAGGAACAGACAGCTTGCATTGCTCCTCATCAAAAAAGAG CCTCAAGAGACTGAATGCAACAGCTATGCACCAGGATACTTTCTACTAAAGCAAGAGGGTGCTGAGCCCATACTGGTGCGCAGAGAGCCAAATAAGGACATCGTGAAAAGGG TTGTGGTCCCACCAGCATTGCGAACAATAACCAGGCCCAATAACAGCAACAGAGGAAAGTCTCCACAACCACCAGTGATTCCTTCCTCTTGTAGTCGCAGAGTGGATTTCAGTgttcaaacaaccaatcagactATACAACCCAGCCGAGGTACATCTGAAAGAACATTGGAAAACACTGAAGGATTGTCTTCCCAAAGCAAAAAACAGAATGCCATTGCATCAGCACAGACATCAACTTCTTCAGTGCTTCCCAATTCAACCCAGACTCCTGCTTCCAATGTTAACTCATCTGTGCCAATGATTGAGCTGTCTGGCACTCTATCAGTACCTCAAACCAAGCCTACAGCTTCATTAGTTCATTGTCGACCGAACCCAAATCCTCAAACATCAAACCAGACAGTAGTCCCTCCAAAAGAGGGGTCAAATATCTGTCAAAACCCTTACCTAACTCCTGTACCTCCAAGCCAAGTCTTAGTTACAGAGCCTCATTTATTCAAACGGCGAGCTCAGGCATTGGTTTCACATACTGGGAAAACTCTTTCAACCATTGCCTCGCTAAACCAGGCCACTGAGCCATTAACCCAATGTTCCTCTCAACTTACACAACCACCATTCTTTCCACCACAATCCATCAAAACACCAAACCAAGAGATGCCTCCACAAGTAAACACTGTCGTGCCATCAGGACACATTCCTGTCGCAGCAGCAATTCCGAATACTCTTCCACCAGTTCAGGATCGGATTCCCTCATCCAGTCTTGTTCCTCCTCAATCTCATGCTTTTGCATCACCACAGGTAATGCCAGCACATTCTGTGAATTCAAGTCCATCATTCCAGTTCCCTTTGGTTCTGCCACACAATCCGGTTCAGGCGACGCCACCTTCTAATCTGCCAACGCATGTTCCATTTTCTTCTCCACACATTCCAGTTAATGCAATTCAGGGATCCATCTCCATAAACCCACCTCATGCTCCACTCATTCAATCTCAATATCCACCACAATCCAATCAATTCTCCTCTTCTGCAGACCATTTTTTTCCTCCACCCGATAATACACCAGGTTTGCTTGACTCTCTTGATACTTTACATTTGCATTCGCCTATCGTGATAACGCCACAAGATGCCTCGGAGCAGGCACCCATGCACCATTTTCAGCCACCTGGGCAGTTTGCTCCTCTGCTAACACTGAAGGAGCAACAAGCTGCTGCTGCCGCTTCCACTAACGTTGTTTTAGGGCGAGTACCCATTCCATCTGTAGGTACCTCTGGGTCTCCAGTTTACAACGTTGAAGCAGACGTACAATTTTCAACATGTTGCACAGAAAGAAATGATAAAGACCTTTCAGAAGATGATGACACGCCAACACTCCAGTCTAGAATTAGAAAACAGAGAAAGATTTGCTCCAAATCTAGACCAATAGATCCTGCAGGTGAGGACGGCAGACTTATGGTAAAGGATAAGAGGGTGGATCAGGCGCAGAATGACTTGATTAGTGAAACATCAAATTCTGGCCCAAATAATGGAAGTCCACTATTACCAAAACCTTTGGGCAAAACACTGCAGAGAAATACAGAGTGTCCCCAGTGTGGAAGGGTCCTCAGCAATGCATCAGCCTTGGAGAACCACATGAGACTTCATACGGGCGAAAGACCGTATACCTGTTCTCAGTGTGGAAAAGCGTTTCCTAGTGTACGAGGTCTTAACCGGCACATGAAGGTCCATGCAGAGGAGAAGCGGTATCAGTGTGAGGAGTGTGGGAAGAGTTTTGTATACCACTTTACCCTCACTAAACATCAGCTTATTCACTCTGGAGAAAGGCCATTTCCTTGTAAAGTTTGTGGAAAGAGGTTTTTGGCCAAGGCGGACCGGGCTACCCATATGCGAatgcacactggagagaagccgttcTCTTGCACTCTATGTGGGAAGAAGTTTAAACATAGAGTCGCTCTGAATATGCATATGCAGGGGCATAGAGGAGAGAAACGCTACATCTGCCCCCTCTGTGAAAAGGGATTTGTGGATCTAGGCAATTTTAAAAGACACAAGCTCATCCACACGGGGGAAAGACCGTTTGAGTGCAAGGAATGTGGGAAGCGCTTTACTCAGTCGGCCCATCTCAAGAAACATGTCAACACACAACATGTTACATGA
- the si:ch73-109d9.2 gene encoding zinc finger protein 616, translating to MSEVIHSFQSQLSGVMETVFKAAIFEITRLVEDSFVKEVSRSREQVETLKKRLQWSETRRKDQETSVRCAECDKARVCDEGKEEMSTQSENERSLKQEKVPDRNWGSCELESDTLLGKERLEVQTSTSNTAESASTEVRKLDCVLKEETLYVTADNKELQDGWTVDTEGAHFSAHSYSEQELQQIQEEWSSGLDQTADNEAYADIADIHGLTYRTRYDVEEQASYSVHELDMGDLDGLGEKTEYMLGNSVSVAVGPDRHSSSIKSKRGNRESLPLQVSPETEDVDRDMHCLLINADGHLQDINSFTEIRSGAAGCTGHRGHSLYVGDTASGAVYKGHALNHSLKPNVEQALGDSRASAKVSSSAAYTCNQCGKKFTQACNLKVHQRVHQRDGLHLCSHCGKGYSSFSDLRRHRCSQTGDKPYTCTLCGNKFSRLWNLKLHQRIHTQEKPHKCTLCSKSFTRADILKVHQRTHTGERPYSCGICGLSFKRLDHLRSHQRKHSADQDNP from the exons ATGTCCGAAGTCATACACTCGTTTCAGTCACAGCTGTCCGGGGTCATGGAGACCGTGTTTAAAGCTGCCATATTTGAGATCACCCGTCTCGTGGAGGACAGTTTCGTGAAGGAGGTGTCCCGCAGTCGAGAGCAAGTAGAGACTCTGAAGAAGAGGCTCCAGTGGAGCGAGACCAGACGGAAAGATCAAGAGACGAGTGTGAGGTGTGCAGAGTGTGACAAAGCCCGGGTGTGTGACGAGGGAAAAGAAGAAATGTCAACACAATCAG AAAATGAACGGAGCCTCAAACAGGAGAAAGTTCCGGATAGGAACTGGGGAAGCTGCGAGTTGGAGTCTGACACACTTTTGGGAAAAGAGAGATTAGAAGTCCAAACCAGCACCAGTAATACAGCAGAG TCTGCAAGCACAGAGGTCAGGAAACTGGACTGTGTATTAAAAGAGGAGACCCTTTATGTCACTGCCGATAATAAAGAGCTTCAGGATGGGTGGACGGTGGATACTGAAg GAGCTCATTTCTCAGCTCACAGTTACAGTGAGCAGGAGCTGCAGCAGATTCAGGAAGAGTGGAGCTCTGGACTTGATCAGACCGCTGACAATGAAGCTTATGCAGATATTGCAGACATCCATGGCCTGACGTACCGAACACGTTATGACGTAGAAGAGCAAGCAAGCTACAGTGTGCATGAACTGGACATGGGAGACCTGGATGGTCTCGGAGAAAAAACTGAATACATGTTGGGTAATTCAGTATCGGTTGCAGTTGGGCCTGATCGTCACAGCTCTTCCATTAAGAGTAAGAGAGGAAACAGAGAATCTTTACCATTGCAGGTCAGCCCAGAGACAGAAGATGTGGATAGAGACATGCACTGTTTACTTATTAATGCAGATGGCCACTTGCAAGACATAAATTCCTTCACAGAAATTCGAAGTGGGGCTGCAGGATGTACTGGACACAGAGGACATTCACTGTATGTTGGGGACACAGCTAGTGGTGCAGTTTATAAGGGACACGCATTGAATCACTCTCTGAAACCTAATGTTGAACAAGCATTAGGAGACAGCAGGGCTTCTGCAAAAGTCAGTTCAAGTGCTGCTTACACATGTAACCAGTGTGGTAAGAAGTTCACTCAGGCCTGCAACCTAAAAGTGCACCAACGTGTCCACCAGCGGGACGGTCTCCACCTGTGCAGCCACTGTGGGAAAGGGTACTCGTCCTTCAGTGACCTGCGAAGGCACCGATGCAGTCAGACCGGAGACAAGCCCTACACCTGCACGCTGTGTGGGAACAAATTCAGCCGACTGTGGAACCTCAAGCTGCATCAGCGTATACACACACAGGAGAAACCACACAAGTGCACTTTGTGCAGCAAGAGCTTCACCCGGGCCGACATCTTGAAAGTCCATCAACGTACCCATACAGGAGAAAGACCATACAGCTGTGGTATCTGTGGACTGAGCTTCAAACGACTGGATCATCTCAGGTCACATCAGCGCAAACATAGTGCTGACCAGGACAATccataa
- the si:ch73-109d9.3 gene encoding zinc finger protein 324A: protein MTDTVVLSFQTRLSAVMETVLKTTMYEITRLVEDSFLEQMDRGKREVEAFKRRLIVSEAKLRERERFKRVRCVDCGRTAVSRRRILHRGPEAQSSLDHALVVKQEKASDSSWRCSPKGSTNHEKPSAAPETKQNVDQVCEPKPGEVKEEATEARNPQTRQVIHPQIHKQKDPPGSVEETNGFRITDSDHKPGGRSCTERPVDEDEVRHRNLKKWFDPKTDPLAWSPVSQPEPARTSVSSESPGLRPQVGSIDSGPVKEEVVVMLPPDWEDIERIRPQVVSAQTSAKKAQLDLQPGDPLTTGPQRQERVSYPAPPVKVQNLAPHTMQHLTSPVRKNTKIGLHPSSVVTDHGAVEVDRVQSICKPLPAPKPSHIRQYPEGATTGERSFSTIHPGRSLPQMVSMRVQGDTRHLSAKTMHNCSQCGKGFSHLCHLRAHQQIHTGERQFCCTICGRSFTKLSNLKAHRRVHTGERPYICTDCGKRFTQKCNLKRHQKIHSEFTHSNV from the exons ATGACGGACACGGTGGTCCTCTCCTTCCAGACTCGGCTGTCCGCGGTCATGGAGACGGTCCTCAAGACCACCATGTACGAGATCACCCGGCTGGTGGAGGACAGCTTCTTGGAGCAGATGGATCGAGGCAAGCGGGAGGTGGAGGCGTTCAAACGGAGGCTGATAGTGTCGGAGGCCAAACTGAGAGAACGGGAGAGGTTTAAGAGGGTGAGGTGTGTGGACTGTGGTCGGACAGCGGTGTCCAGGAGGAGGATACTACACCGAGGCCCCGAAGCACAGAGCA GTTTGGACCACGCACTTGTTGTAAAGCAGGAAAAAGCCTCTGACAGTAGCTGGAGGTGCAGTCCCAAGGGAAGCACAAATCATGAAAAGCCTTCAGCAGCTCCAGAAACTAAACAGAAT GTCGATCAAGTGTGTGAACCTAAACCTGGAGAAGTGAAAGAGGAAGCAACAGAGGCTAGAAACCCGCAAACTCGTCAAGTGATACATcctcaaatacacaaacaaaaagaTCCTCCGGGCAGTGTTGAAGAGACCAATGGATTCCGAATTACAGATTCTGACCACAAACCAGGTGGCAGATCTTGCACAGAAAGACCTGTGGATGAGGATGAAGTCAGACACAGAAACCTCAAAAAATGGTTTGATCCTAAAACAGACCCTTTAGCATGGTCACCTGTTTCACAGCCAGAACCAGCCAGGACCTCAGTATCTTCAGAGTCTCCGGGTTTGAGACCGCAAGTGGGCAGCATTGACTCAGGGCCTGTTAAAGAGGAAGTTGTAGTGATGCTTCCACCAGACTGGGAAGATATAGAAAGGATCAGGCCTCAGGTGGTTTCTGCTCAAACCAGTGCTAAGAAAGCACAGTTAGATCTTCAGCCTGGAGATCCTCTCACCACTGGGCCTCAAAGACAGGAGCGAGTTTCCTATCCTGCGCCTCCCGTCAAGGTTCAGAACCTTGCACCACACACCATGCAGCATCTCACATCACCCGTTAGGAAAAACACAAAAATCGGTCTACATCCCAGTTCGGTTGTGACGGATCACGGCGCTGTTGAAGTAGACCGGGTACAATCCATCTGTAAACCCCTTCCTGCTCCAAAACCCTCTCATATCCGTCAGTATCCTGAAGGAGCCACTACAGGTGAAAGAAGTTTCAGTACCATACACCCAGGAAGAAGTCTGCCTCAGATGGTCAGTATGAGGGTTCAAGGGGACACACGGCACCTTTCGGCAAAGACAATGCACAACTGCAGCCAGTGTGGAAAAGGCTTCTCTCATCTGTGTCACCTCAGAGCTCACCAGCAGATCCACACAGGTGAGAGGCAGTTCTGCTGTACCATCTGTGGACGCAGTTTCACCAAACTGAGTAACCTGAAAGCGCACCGCAGGGTTCACACCGGCGAGAGACCTTACATCTGCACAGACTGCGGGAAAAGGTTTACCCAGAAATGCAACTTGAAGAGACATCAGAAAATTCACTCTGAGTTCACTCACTCTAATGTATGA